A window of the Polaribacter sp. HaHaR_3_91 genome harbors these coding sequences:
- a CDS encoding polyprenyl synthetase family protein — MKPVELIKLPIKNEMELFEEKFKDSMLSKVPLLNRITYYIVRRKGKQMRPMFVFLVAKMVSNGGFDERTYRGASVVELIHTATLVHDDVVDESNRRRGFFSVNALWKNKIAVLVGDFLLSKGLLLSIDNEDFDLLKLISIAVREMSEGELLQIEKARKLDITEEVYFDIIRKKTATLIAACCGIGAASVGANQDCVRKMRKFGEYIGIAFQIKDDLFDYTEANIGKPTGIDIKEQKMTLPLIYTLNNCSKKEKAWLINSVKKHNKNKKRVKEVIAFVKEKGGIEYTTTKMNDYKNKALAILEDFPTSPYKDSLLAMIDYVVERKI, encoded by the coding sequence ATGAAGCCAGTAGAACTTATTAAACTTCCCATTAAAAATGAAATGGAACTCTTTGAAGAAAAGTTCAAGGATTCTATGTTGTCTAAAGTTCCGCTTTTAAACAGAATTACCTATTATATTGTTCGTAGAAAAGGAAAACAAATGCGACCAATGTTTGTCTTTTTAGTGGCAAAAATGGTTTCTAATGGAGGTTTCGATGAAAGAACCTATAGAGGTGCTTCTGTAGTAGAATTGATTCATACCGCTACTTTGGTTCATGATGATGTGGTAGATGAAAGTAATAGAAGACGTGGTTTTTTCTCTGTAAATGCACTTTGGAAAAATAAAATTGCCGTTTTGGTTGGAGATTTTTTATTATCAAAAGGATTGTTGTTATCCATAGATAATGAAGATTTCGATTTGCTAAAACTAATTTCTATTGCCGTTCGTGAAATGAGCGAAGGTGAACTACTTCAGATAGAAAAAGCTAGAAAATTAGATATTACAGAAGAAGTATATTTTGATATCATCAGAAAAAAGACAGCAACATTAATTGCTGCTTGTTGTGGTATTGGAGCTGCTTCTGTCGGTGCAAATCAAGATTGCGTTAGAAAAATGCGAAAATTTGGTGAGTATATTGGTATCGCGTTTCAAATTAAAGATGATTTGTTTGATTATACAGAAGCAAATATTGGGAAGCCAACAGGTATCGATATTAAAGAACAAAAGATGACCTTGCCTTTAATCTATACCTTAAATAACTGTTCTAAAAAGGAGAAAGCTTGGTTGATTAATTCTGTAAAAAAACACAACAAAAATAAAAAACGAGTTAAAGAGGTAATTGCTTTTGTAAAAGAAAAAGGTGGTATAGAATATACAACCACCAAGATGAATGATTACAAAAACAAAGCTTTAGCTATATTAGAAGATTTCCCTACATCTCCATATAAAGACTCTTTATTAGCCATGATAGATTACGTTGTAGAACGTAAAATATAG
- a CDS encoding TonB-dependent receptor, translating to MIKKITFIFFLLLLNYTTSSQILTVINKETKETLEQVTIFNKQTNNYVTTNGEGQADISDFINAETLEVRFLGFKTKIKSYEAFKQNNFLVHLTPTILRIDEIVISATKWKQKTSDLATKVTVISPKAIALMNTQTAADLLTVSGKVFMQKSQQGGGSPLIRGFATNRLLYTIDGVRMNNAIFRAGNIQNVISLDPFAIEETEIIFGPGSVIYGSDAIGAVMSFKTLSPSLSLDDETLITGNALTRFSSANEEKTYHADFNLGYKKWAFVTSLSYNDYGDLRMGSDGLEEYLRNVYVERQNNEDIVITNKDPKIQTPSGYTQTNLMQKVRFKPNEKWNFEYGFHLSETSSYSRYDRHLRTKDGNPRYGEWSYGPQKWMMNNFEINKKGSNSFYDDVTLRLTYQKFDESRISRDFNDNERETRTERVDAYSTNLDFSKSLSAKSKLFYGTEYVYNDVNSTGVNTDIDTNISQAGPSRYPDSNWSSLGVYVSNQYNHSKKWVLQSGLRYNFYSLNATFDTTFYPLPFTEANINDGALTGSLGLVFRPKEDWLLSTNFSTAFRSPNVDDVGKIFDSEPGSVVVPNPDLKAEYAYNTDVSVAKTFGDYLKLEVTGFYTHLKDAMVKRDYTLNGETEMLYDGELSTIQAIQNAANAHVYGFQTGFEAELGSGIGFSSTVSYQKGEEELDNGDKSPSRHAAPWFGSTRLTYNASKLKAQLYADYSGSVAYEDLPDSEKAKDYMYAIDANGNPYSPSYITLNLKTSYRFTDNLLISTGLENITDKRYRPYSSGIVSPGRNFVISLKANI from the coding sequence ATGATTAAAAAAATTACTTTTATTTTTTTCCTTTTACTCTTAAACTATACTACAAGCTCTCAAATTCTTACAGTAATAAATAAAGAGACTAAAGAAACTTTAGAGCAAGTAACTATATTTAACAAACAAACCAATAATTATGTTACTACAAACGGAGAAGGACAAGCAGATATTAGTGATTTTATAAATGCGGAAACATTGGAAGTTCGGTTTCTTGGTTTTAAAACTAAAATTAAAAGTTACGAAGCTTTTAAACAAAATAACTTTCTAGTACACCTAACTCCTACAATATTAAGAATAGATGAAATTGTAATTTCTGCTACAAAATGGAAACAAAAAACATCTGATTTAGCTACTAAAGTTACTGTTATATCACCAAAGGCAATCGCATTAATGAACACACAAACGGCTGCAGACTTGCTTACCGTTTCTGGTAAAGTATTTATGCAGAAAAGCCAACAAGGAGGCGGAAGTCCGTTAATTAGAGGTTTTGCTACCAACAGATTGCTATATACCATTGATGGTGTTAGAATGAATAATGCCATTTTTAGAGCTGGTAATATTCAGAATGTAATTTCTTTAGATCCTTTTGCCATAGAAGAAACCGAAATCATTTTTGGTCCTGGTTCTGTTATTTACGGAAGTGATGCTATTGGTGCTGTAATGAGTTTTAAAACCTTATCACCAAGTTTGTCTTTAGATGATGAAACACTAATTACAGGAAATGCTTTAACACGATTCTCTTCTGCAAATGAAGAAAAAACCTATCATGCAGATTTTAATCTAGGCTATAAAAAATGGGCATTTGTTACTAGTTTAAGTTATAATGATTATGGCGACTTAAGAATGGGAAGCGATGGTCTGGAAGAATATTTAAGAAATGTATATGTTGAAAGACAGAACAATGAAGATATTGTAATTACCAATAAAGATCCAAAAATTCAGACTCCTTCGGGTTACACACAAACCAACTTGATGCAAAAAGTGAGATTTAAACCAAATGAAAAATGGAATTTTGAATATGGTTTTCACTTATCAGAAACCTCTAGTTACTCTAGATACGATAGACATTTAAGAACAAAAGACGGAAATCCTCGTTATGGAGAATGGAGCTACGGTCCACAAAAATGGATGATGAATAATTTTGAAATCAACAAGAAAGGAAGCAATTCATTTTATGATGATGTAACTTTAAGATTGACCTATCAAAAATTTGATGAAAGCAGAATTAGTAGAGATTTTAATGATAATGAAAGAGAAACAAGAACAGAACGAGTAGATGCCTACTCTACCAACTTAGATTTTTCTAAAAGCTTAAGTGCAAAAAGTAAATTATTTTACGGAACAGAATATGTTTATAATGATGTAAATTCTACAGGAGTAAACACAGATATTGATACCAATATTTCTCAAGCAGGACCTAGTAGATATCCAGATTCTAATTGGTCTTCTTTAGGGGTTTATGTTTCTAACCAATATAACCATTCTAAAAAATGGGTTTTACAATCTGGTTTGCGTTATAATTTTTACAGCTTAAACGCTACTTTCGATACTACTTTTTACCCTTTACCTTTTACAGAAGCCAATATAAATGACGGTGCTTTAACCGGTAGCTTAGGTTTGGTTTTTAGACCAAAAGAAGATTGGTTATTAAGTACAAATTTCTCTACCGCTTTTCGATCTCCTAATGTAGATGATGTTGGTAAAATTTTCGATTCTGAACCTGGATCTGTCGTAGTTCCTAACCCAGATTTAAAAGCTGAATATGCTTACAATACAGATGTTTCTGTAGCAAAAACCTTTGGTGATTATTTAAAGCTAGAAGTTACTGGATTTTACACCCATTTAAAAGACGCCATGGTAAAAAGAGACTATACTTTAAATGGTGAAACTGAAATGCTATATGATGGTGAGTTAAGTACAATACAAGCAATTCAAAATGCTGCCAATGCACATGTGTATGGTTTTCAGACAGGTTTTGAAGCAGAACTTGGTAGTGGAATTGGATTTTCATCAACAGTTAGTTATCAAAAAGGAGAAGAAGAATTAGATAATGGAGATAAAAGCCCTTCTAGACACGCTGCTCCTTGGTTTGGTTCTACACGCCTAACTTATAATGCGAGTAAATTAAAAGCGCAACTATATGCAGATTATAGTGGTTCTGTGGCTTATGAAGATTTACCTGACAGTGAAAAAGCAAAAGATTATATGTATGCAATTGATGCAAATGGAAATCCATATTCGCCATCTTACATTACGTTAAACTTAAAAACATCGTATAGATTTACAGATAATTTATTAATTTCTACAGGATTAGAAAACATTACAGACAAACGTTATAGACCGTATAGTTCTGGAATTGTTTCTCCAGGTAGAAACTTTGTAATTTCTTTAAAAGCGAATATTTAA
- a CDS encoding GH3 auxin-responsive promoter family protein encodes MAFQIINSIISWFLKKRKHQIELFLKYPIDVQDELLLKLVHTAKNTKFGKEKNFAQIKNHTDFTRNVPIQKYETFEPLIERCRKGEQNLFWPTDIKWFAKSSGTTNAKSKFIPVSDEALEYCHMKAGKDMLCLYINNNEDTQLFTGKGLRLGGSSDVYQDNNSYFGDLSAIIIENMPFWADFSSAPSQEVALMSDWETKMDAIIDETIDEDITSLAGVPSWMLVLLNRVLERSGKDNILQVWPNLEVYFHGGVNFNPYREQYKKIIPKDSFKYYEIYNASEGFFAIQDRNNSKELLLMLDYGIFYEFIPMSDYKGENSKTITLADVKKDIDYALIITTNGGLWRYLIGDTIRFTSLEPYRIKITGRTKHYINVFGEELNIENVEDALKLACEKTTATIADYTVGPIFMEGKEKGGHEWVIEFTKKPDSMGYFSEILDNALKSINSDYEAKRYLNITLMAPKVHQAEEGLFYKWLKQKNKLGGQHKVPRLSNSRDFVDELIVLMKS; translated from the coding sequence ATGGCTTTTCAAATTATCAATTCTATAATTTCTTGGTTTTTAAAGAAACGTAAACATCAAATAGAACTGTTTTTAAAATACCCCATTGATGTACAAGATGAATTACTTTTAAAACTTGTTCATACTGCTAAAAACACAAAATTTGGAAAAGAAAAGAACTTTGCTCAGATAAAAAATCATACAGATTTCACAAGAAATGTTCCTATTCAGAAATATGAAACTTTTGAACCTTTAATAGAAAGGTGTAGAAAAGGGGAACAAAATTTATTTTGGCCAACAGACATTAAATGGTTTGCAAAAAGTAGCGGAACCACCAACGCCAAAAGTAAATTTATTCCTGTTTCTGATGAAGCTTTAGAATATTGCCACATGAAAGCTGGTAAAGACATGTTGTGTTTATACATTAATAATAATGAAGATACTCAGCTTTTTACTGGAAAAGGATTACGCTTGGGCGGAAGTTCTGACGTGTACCAAGACAACAATTCTTATTTTGGAGATTTGTCTGCAATTATTATAGAAAACATGCCTTTTTGGGCAGATTTTAGCTCTGCTCCTAGTCAAGAAGTTGCTTTAATGAGCGATTGGGAAACAAAAATGGATGCTATTATTGATGAAACCATCGATGAAGATATTACAAGTTTAGCAGGTGTACCAAGTTGGATGTTAGTTTTGCTAAACCGAGTTTTAGAACGTTCTGGAAAAGATAATATTCTACAAGTTTGGCCAAACCTAGAAGTCTACTTTCACGGAGGCGTAAACTTTAATCCTTATAGAGAACAGTATAAAAAAATTATACCAAAAGATAGTTTTAAGTACTACGAAATTTACAATGCTTCAGAAGGTTTTTTTGCGATTCAAGATAGAAATAATTCCAAAGAATTGTTGTTAATGCTAGACTACGGAATTTTCTATGAGTTTATTCCGATGAGTGATTATAAAGGAGAAAATTCTAAAACGATTACACTTGCTGATGTAAAAAAAGACATCGATTACGCTTTAATTATTACTACAAACGGAGGTCTTTGGCGTTATTTGATTGGAGACACCATTCGTTTTACTTCTTTAGAACCATATAGAATTAAAATTACAGGTAGAACAAAACATTATATAAACGTTTTTGGTGAAGAATTAAATATAGAAAACGTAGAAGATGCTTTAAAATTAGCCTGCGAAAAAACAACTGCTACCATTGCAGATTATACTGTGGGCCCTATTTTTATGGAAGGTAAAGAAAAAGGTGGTCATGAATGGGTAATCGAGTTTACTAAAAAACCAGATTCTATGGGTTATTTTTCTGAAATTTTAGACAATGCATTAAAATCTATCAACTCAGATTATGAAGCTAAACGCTATTTAAACATCACTTTAATGGCGCCAAAAGTACACCAAGCAGAAGAAGGTTTATTCTACAAATGGCTAAAACAAAAGAACAAATTAGGAGGCCAACATAAAGTACCAAGATTATCTAATTCTAGAGATTTTGTAGATGAATTAATAGTGTTAATGAAATCTTAA
- a CDS encoding DUF2797 domain-containing protein, translated as MIYQGVLKKMMTENAAEILYYLDMKTDFINMNQLINKEITIRFVTYECLNCHLEKKIYRQGFCKSCFFEIPSAADWIMKPELSKAHLGIEDRDLAYEQAMQLKPHIVYLANSSNVKVGVTRKQQVPTRWIDQGAHEAIEILEAPNRYLAGITEVALKEYVADKTNWRKMLKNDIEDVDLVAWRDKLKEFIPEEAKAYFIENNSETHINFPVIKYPVKPKSLNLIKTPTYTGTLVGIKGQYLIFEDETVFNVRSNEGLVVSIEV; from the coding sequence ATGATTTACCAAGGAGTTTTAAAAAAAATGATGACCGAAAATGCAGCTGAAATTCTGTATTATTTAGACATGAAAACTGATTTTATAAACATGAATCAGTTAATAAATAAAGAGATAACTATCCGTTTTGTAACATACGAATGTTTAAATTGTCATTTAGAAAAGAAAATTTATAGACAAGGTTTTTGTAAGTCTTGTTTTTTCGAAATCCCGAGTGCGGCAGATTGGATTATGAAACCAGAATTAAGTAAAGCACATTTAGGTATCGAAGATAGAGATTTGGCTTACGAGCAAGCGATGCAATTAAAACCACATATTGTATACTTGGCAAATTCTAGCAACGTAAAAGTTGGAGTTACAAGAAAACAACAAGTTCCAACCCGTTGGATCGATCAAGGAGCACATGAAGCAATTGAAATACTAGAAGCCCCAAATCGTTATTTAGCAGGAATTACCGAGGTTGCTTTAAAAGAGTATGTTGCAGATAAGACCAATTGGCGTAAAATGCTAAAAAATGATATTGAAGATGTAGATTTGGTAGCTTGGCGCGATAAATTAAAAGAGTTTATCCCAGAAGAAGCAAAGGCATATTTTATTGAAAATAATTCTGAAACACATATCAATTTTCCGGTGATAAAATACCCTGTAAAACCAAAAAGTTTAAACCTGATTAAAACACCAACTTATACAGGGACTTTAGTGGGAATAAAAGGGCAGTATTTAATTTTTGAAGATGAAACCGTTTTTAATGTAAGAAGTAATGAAGGTTTGGTGGTTTCAATAGAAGTATAA
- a CDS encoding gamma carbonic anhydrase family protein, which translates to MAIIKAVRGNHPQIPEDCYVAENATIVGEVSLGKECSIWFNAVLRGDVHFIKIGNKVNIQDGAVIHATYQKSPTTIGNNVSIGHNAIVHGCTIHDNVLVGMGAIIMDDCVVESNSIIAAGAVVTKNTRVESGSIYAGVPAKKVKDISQELISGEIDRIANNYLKYSSWFKE; encoded by the coding sequence ATGGCAATTATAAAAGCAGTAAGAGGAAATCATCCGCAAATACCAGAAGATTGTTACGTAGCAGAAAATGCGACAATTGTTGGTGAAGTTTCTCTAGGAAAGGAATGTAGTATTTGGTTTAACGCAGTGCTAAGAGGCGATGTACATTTCATAAAAATTGGTAACAAAGTCAATATTCAAGATGGTGCGGTAATCCATGCAACGTATCAAAAATCACCTACAACAATTGGCAATAATGTGTCTATTGGGCATAATGCAATTGTGCACGGTTGCACAATTCACGATAATGTTTTGGTAGGTATGGGGGCTATTATTATGGACGATTGTGTGGTGGAATCTAATTCAATTATTGCTGCAGGTGCAGTAGTTACTAAGAATACCCGAGTAGAAAGCGGAAGTATTTATGCAGGAGTTCCGGCTAAAAAAGTAAAAGATATTTCGCAAGAATTAATTTCTGGTGAAATTGATAGAATAGCTAATAATTATTTAAAATATTCTAGTTGGTTTAAAGAATAA
- a CDS encoding Spy/CpxP family protein refolding chaperone, with protein sequence MKNIVTILVLVIAFTFTAQAQKKGGKPSTEKMLKKMTIDLNLTADQQNEIKPLLEEQMADRQASMEKRKALQDSGEKPSKEERQQLNAERKEKAAAFNTKMESILDKEQFAKFEAMANEKKGNTEKKGKKKKN encoded by the coding sequence ATGAAAAACATAGTAACTATTTTAGTACTTGTAATTGCTTTTACATTTACTGCGCAAGCGCAAAAAAAAGGAGGAAAACCTTCTACTGAAAAGATGTTGAAAAAAATGACAATAGATTTGAATTTAACTGCAGATCAGCAAAATGAGATTAAACCTTTATTAGAAGAACAGATGGCAGATAGACAAGCCTCTATGGAAAAAAGGAAAGCTCTACAAGATTCTGGAGAAAAACCTAGTAAAGAAGAACGCCAACAATTAAATGCAGAAAGAAAAGAAAAAGCTGCTGCTTTTAACACTAAAATGGAAAGTATTTTAGACAAAGAGCAATTTGCTAAATTTGAAGCAATGGCTAATGAGAAAAAAGGAAATACTGAAAAGAAAGGTAAAAAGAAAAAAAATTAA
- a CDS encoding mechanosensitive ion channel family protein: MKKLLWLFLLLPILTTAQDSIRVDMSTPHATVYTHLYFLQSDSYEPKKAAKTILGLSEEKAIEKAIKIKQVLDGKGLYVDMNRVPTNANYKDTIGYSSYFRYVLFPERMPQIYVEKIGDNWYYSTETINKIESLYKSVYPWYIQKLQNIIPLSGHKKILNIELWKIIGLLILFILAYIIFLIVKRIAFFILLKLQQQITKNTNLEVNKVIKKLAHPISLLVALSFIDKAFPSLQFGLTTNTWVFLALNIAETIFWIYVFLKLVKVVMRIYGEFTERTHGRLDDQLVPILHSFLTGVVIVVGILRLLVLFGVDTTTMIAGATIGGLAFALASQDTVKNLIGTIMIFLDKPFHIDDWIEAGEVVGTVERVGFRSTQVRAADTSIYQIPNSRLSELVINNKGLRLFRRYNTNLGLRYDTPPELIEAFVKGLREIIIAHPETRSDSYNVEFTGFGDSALLVMVNVYFKSLAWGVEQSSKHRLHIAIVKLAKELGVDFAFPSTTVTIENFPEKKGLNPKYDINQERIDTVIATVVNDFNKENQSETAN, from the coding sequence ATGAAAAAATTATTGTGGCTATTTTTATTACTACCAATTCTTACAACTGCTCAAGATAGTATACGTGTAGATATGAGTACTCCTCATGCTACTGTTTATACACATTTATACTTTTTGCAATCGGATTCTTATGAACCTAAAAAAGCAGCAAAAACTATTTTAGGTCTTTCCGAAGAGAAGGCTATTGAAAAAGCGATTAAAATAAAGCAAGTTTTAGACGGTAAGGGTTTGTATGTAGATATGAACAGAGTACCTACCAATGCTAATTATAAAGATACAATTGGGTATTCTTCTTATTTTAGATACGTATTATTTCCTGAAAGAATGCCACAAATTTATGTAGAAAAGATAGGTGATAATTGGTATTATTCAACAGAAACAATTAACAAAATTGAAAGTTTATACAAATCGGTATATCCGTGGTACATTCAAAAATTACAGAATATAATTCCTCTTTCTGGTCATAAAAAGATACTGAATATAGAATTGTGGAAAATTATAGGATTGTTAATACTATTTATTTTAGCCTATATTATTTTCCTAATTGTAAAAAGGATAGCATTTTTTATTTTATTAAAGTTACAACAGCAAATTACAAAGAATACCAATTTAGAAGTTAATAAGGTAATTAAGAAATTGGCACATCCAATAAGTTTATTGGTTGCATTAAGTTTTATAGATAAAGCTTTTCCATCATTACAATTTGGTTTAACCACAAATACTTGGGTGTTTTTGGCTTTAAATATAGCAGAAACAATTTTCTGGATTTATGTTTTTTTAAAATTAGTAAAAGTTGTAATGCGTATATATGGTGAGTTTACAGAAAGAACTCATGGAAGGTTAGATGATCAACTAGTACCTATTTTACATAGTTTTTTAACAGGTGTGGTTATTGTAGTTGGTATTTTAAGATTATTAGTTCTTTTTGGTGTAGATACTACAACAATGATAGCGGGTGCTACTATTGGTGGTTTGGCATTTGCGTTAGCTTCTCAAGACACTGTAAAAAACTTGATTGGTACTATTATGATATTTCTTGATAAACCATTTCATATAGATGATTGGATTGAGGCAGGAGAAGTTGTGGGTACGGTAGAAAGAGTAGGATTTAGGTCTACACAAGTACGTGCTGCAGATACTTCTATTTATCAAATTCCGAATAGTAGATTGTCTGAGTTGGTTATTAATAATAAAGGATTGCGTTTATTTAGAAGATACAATACAAATTTAGGATTGCGTTATGATACGCCACCAGAATTAATTGAGGCTTTTGTTAAGGGCCTTAGAGAAATTATTATTGCACATCCAGAAACACGTTCGGATTCTTATAATGTAGAGTTTACAGGTTTTGGAGACTCTGCTTTGTTGGTGATGGTAAATGTGTATTTTAAGAGTTTAGCTTGGGGTGTAGAGCAATCTTCTAAACACAGATTGCATATTGCTATTGTAAAATTAGCGAAAGAGTTAGGTGTAGATTTTGCTTTTCCTTCTACAACGGTTACTATTGAGAATTTTCCTGAGAAAAAAGGATTAAATCCTAAATACGATATTAATCAAGAAAGAATAGATACTGTGATTGCAACAGTTGTGAACGATTTTAACAAAGAGAATCAGTCAGAAACAGCAAATTAA